From one Nymphalis io chromosome 19, ilAglIoxx1.1, whole genome shotgun sequence genomic stretch:
- the LOC126775996 gene encoding silk gland factor 1, with protein sequence MISQKLSYGDVPTSASLSSLSPGLAPPYVNGMGCMPAQPYPNLYTNNMVASGSCMGSPGVGYSPPSTMASCMGGGGAVPYGTLPREQEAASPTSALQRARNDKTYRRSYTHAKPPYSYISLITMAIQNNPSRMLTLSEIYQFIMDLFPFYRQNQQRWQNSIRHSLSFNDCFVKVPRTPDKPGKGSFWTLHPDSGNMFENGCFLRRQKRFKDEKKESLRQAQKAAQTHGHHGGGHDKRDHAHEKSGSGGAVPGEEKEMRDELLAQLHAAPELCLPEHTPLALEHYAHLKQEPTGYAPAPHPFSITRLLPGADTKADLKMYDVNYGYGHAPADNYYQSPLYHHHAHAHSQPPL encoded by the coding sequence ATGATCTCGCAGAAGCTGTCGTACGGCGACGTGCCGACGTCCGCGTCGCTATCTTCGCTATCACCGGGCCTCGCGCCGCCTTACGTGAACGGAATGGGCTGCATGCCAGCTCAACCTTACCCGAATCTCTACACCAACAACATGGTGGCGAGCGGATCCTGCATGGGCTCGCCGGGCGTCGGCTACTCGCCGCCGAGCACGATGGCATCGTGCATGGGCGGCGGAGGAGCCGTACCTTACGGCACGTTGCCCCGCGAGCAGGAGGCCGCTTCACCAACCTCAGCTCTGCAGCGTGCGCGCAACGACAAGACTTACCGTCGGTCCTACACTCACGCCAAGCCGCCGTACTCCTACATATCGTTAATCACAATGGCAATTCAGAACAACCCATCGCGAATGCTCACTCTCTCCGAAATATACCAATTCATAATGGACCTGTTTCCATTCTACAGACAGAACCAGCAACGTTGGCAAAACTCGATTCGGCATTCACTATCTTTCAACGATTGCTTCGTTAAAGTTCCACGAACACCCGATAAGCCCGGCAAAGGCTCATTCTGGACATTACACCCCGATAGCGGAAATATGTTCGAAAATGGTTGTTTCTTGCGACGGCAGAAGAGATTTAAAGATGAAAAGAAAGAATCTCTGCGTCAGGCGCAGAAAGCTGCTCAAACGCACGGACACCACGGTGGAGGGCATGATAAGCGCGATCATGCTCACGAAAAATCCGGCAGCGGCGGAGCAGTACCCGGAGAGGAGAAGGAGATGCGTGACGAGTTGCTGGCTCAGCTGCATGCCGCGCCCGAGCTATGCCTGCCAGAACACACGCCACTGGCTCTCGAGCACTATGCCCACCTAAAGCAAGAGCCGACAGGGTACGCACCCGCGCCGCATCCGTTCAGCATCACTCGGCTGCTGCCGGGCGCCGACACGAAAGCGGATCTGAAGATGTACGACGTGAACTATGGATACGGGCACGCGCCCGCTGACAACTACTACCAGTCGCCGCTGTACCATCATCATGCCCATGCACACTCGCAGCCGCCCTTGTGA